In the genome of Acidobacteriota bacterium, one region contains:
- a CDS encoding porin family protein: MPSHRCPVVTLMLVLFTLLCAPALQAQDTPKVEVGIQVTALKLGDFKLAVPDLGGSQRGVGGRVTVNLSDHISVEGEFNTFPNDFRITIPQITNLVRRDITRDRVDQFLLGVKLGGRSEHWGIFGKLRPGYVRSVLQDQTTGNTNTSLNTLFRTTSGFALDVGGVLEFYPSHHTMLRFDLGDTIIRYETKLQSGTTSTKFVNHNLQVSAGFGLRF, translated from the coding sequence ATGCCGTCGCACAGATGCCCCGTCGTGACGCTCATGCTCGTCTTGTTCACTTTGCTTTGCGCGCCTGCCTTACAGGCGCAAGACACACCCAAAGTCGAAGTCGGAATCCAGGTAACGGCGCTTAAGCTTGGCGATTTCAAACTCGCCGTGCCCGATTTGGGCGGCTCGCAACGCGGCGTCGGAGGCCGCGTTACCGTCAACCTCTCCGATCACATTTCCGTCGAAGGCGAATTCAATACCTTCCCCAACGACTTCCGCATCACCATTCCGCAAATCACCAATCTCGTCCGGCGCGACATCACGCGCGACCGCGTAGACCAGTTTCTGCTCGGCGTAAAACTCGGCGGACGCTCCGAACACTGGGGCATCTTCGGCAAGCTGCGCCCCGGTTATGTGCGCAGCGTGTTGCAGGATCAAACCACGGGCAATACCAATACCTCTCTCAATACGCTGTTTCGCACTACTTCCGGTTTCGCGTTGGATGTGGGCGGCGTGCTGGAGTTTTATCCCTCGCACCACACGATGCTGCGTTTCGATCTGGGCGACACGATCATCCGTTACGAAACGAAGCTGCAAAGCGGCACAACCTCAACGAAATTCGTAAATCACAATTTGCAGGTGAGCGCCGGGTTTGGCCTGCGATTTTAA
- a CDS encoding alpha/beta hydrolase: MKNLFVILALAIMAAVVAFGNEDQKSQAAATPPELVSFPTQDGGIVYANLYGKGARGVVLAHGGRFNKESWEKQAQVLVQAGFRVLAIDFRGRGQSKGGPQTNPNDDSVRFDVLAAVRYLRKTGAKTVSVVGGSFGADAAAEASVEAKPGEIDRLVLLAGGAIDKPEQMKGRKLFIVARDDLGSRDIPRLPKIREQYEKASKPKELVILEGSAHAQFIFETDQGERLMREILRFLSKP; encoded by the coding sequence ATGAAGAACCTCTTTGTGATTCTCGCGCTCGCAATTATGGCGGCCGTGGTGGCTTTTGGGAATGAAGACCAAAAGTCACAAGCTGCGGCAACACCGCCAGAACTGGTTTCCTTTCCGACGCAGGACGGCGGGATCGTTTATGCCAACCTGTATGGCAAAGGCGCGCGGGGCGTCGTGCTGGCTCATGGGGGCCGGTTTAATAAGGAGAGTTGGGAGAAGCAGGCGCAGGTATTGGTGCAAGCCGGATTTCGCGTTTTGGCGATAGATTTCCGCGGGCGCGGCCAGTCGAAAGGCGGGCCGCAGACCAATCCCAATGACGACAGTGTGCGCTTCGACGTGCTGGCCGCCGTCCGCTACCTGCGAAAGACGGGCGCGAAGACCGTCTCGGTGGTCGGGGGAAGCTTTGGAGCCGATGCCGCCGCCGAAGCGTCGGTTGAGGCCAAGCCGGGCGAGATAGATCGCCTGGTGCTGCTGGCAGGCGGGGCAATAGACAAGCCCGAGCAGATGAAGGGGCGAAAGCTATTCATCGTAGCCCGCGACGACCTCGGCTCGCGCGACATCCCACGCTTACCCAAAATTCGCGAGCAGTACGAGAAAGCGTCGAAGCCTAAAGAGCTGGTGATCCTCGAAGGCTCTGCCCACGCGCAGTTTATTTTTGAGACGGATCAGGGCGAGCGGTTGATGCGCGAGATTCTGCGCTTCCTTTCTAAGCCATAA
- a CDS encoding DUF998 domain-containing protein — MTSEDLLSAQRPETKRAIQLGASIWLLAVQFFIAQAVVQSAWTTPFSLSQNFISDLGNTTCAPYPLDSTSYVCSPWHAWMNASFIVLGLTILAGGALVRAAFPRGWAKVAGLAILALAGLGIIAVGIYPENETIALHRLGAVGHFVLGNLGLAVLGIALWQARDKRRLAVYSIVSGAVGLVATALFITDHYLGLGIGGMERVAAYPLPLWLMFTGFSIFRS, encoded by the coding sequence TTGACCAGCGAAGATTTATTGTCAGCTCAACGCCCCGAAACTAAGCGTGCAATTCAACTCGGAGCAAGCATCTGGCTGCTGGCCGTCCAGTTCTTTATTGCCCAGGCCGTCGTGCAATCAGCGTGGACGACGCCGTTCAGCCTGTCGCAGAATTTCATCAGCGATCTAGGGAACACGACCTGCGCGCCGTATCCGCTGGATTCCACCTCGTATGTCTGTTCGCCGTGGCACGCCTGGATGAATGCATCGTTTATCGTGCTGGGGCTGACGATTTTGGCGGGCGGCGCGCTGGTGCGTGCGGCCTTCCCGCGCGGCTGGGCCAAGGTAGCTGGTCTGGCGATTCTGGCGCTGGCGGGCTTGGGCATTATTGCCGTCGGCATCTACCCTGAGAACGAAACCATCGCGTTGCATCGCCTCGGCGCAGTGGGCCATTTCGTGTTGGGCAACTTGGGGCTAGCCGTGCTGGGGATCGCGCTGTGGCAGGCGCGTGACAAACGCAGGTTAGCGGTTTATTCCATCGTCTCCGGCGCAGTGGGTTTAGTAGCGACGGCGCTCTTCATCACAGACCATTATCTGGGGTTGGGCATTGGCGGGATGGAACGTGTGGCCGCCTATCCGTTGCCGCTGTGGTTGATGTTCACGGGCTTTTCCATTTTCAGGTCATGA